In a genomic window of Echeneis naucrates chromosome 4, fEcheNa1.1, whole genome shotgun sequence:
- the matk gene encoding megakaryocyte-associated tyrosine-protein kinase, with translation MSWAAGTQCVTKGDHRKPKPGELAYNKGDVLTIVDKSTRKGFYKATHNTTGEEGLISSSNVREREALRVDPSLSLMPWFHGKISGPEAVGKLQPAEDGLFLVRESIRHPGDYVLCVSTSGEVMHYRVIYKDNKLTIDHIQYFYNLIDMIEFYSKNKGSIATILLKPKQKQGTKSAELELSKTGWLLDISKLTLGENIGEGEFGAVYQGEYLGQRVAVKTIKCDVTAQAFMQETAVMTKLQHKNLVRLLGVILHKGLHIVTELMSKGNLVNFLRTRGRSVVNSVQLLRFALDVCEGMEYLESKKLVHRDLAARNILVSDDYLAKVSDFGLTKLDSKVSDSIKLPVKWTAPEALKKEKFSTKSDVWSYGVLLWEIFSYGRLPYPKMSLKEVKEKVDGGYRMEAPDDCPPGVYALMTSCWEQEPRRRPTFHKVREKLEREMGKHSPGPGSELRDRIGSGSGS, from the exons ATGAGCTGGGCTGCCGGCACTCAGTGTGTAACAAAGGGAGACCACAGAAAGCCCAAACCTGGAGAACTGGCCTACAACAAAGGGGACGTCCTCACCATCGTCGACAAGAGCACA aggaAGGGATTTTACAAGGCCACGCACAACACCACAGGAGAGGAGGGGCTCATCAGCTCCAGCAATGTTCGGGAAAGAGAAGCTCTGCGTGTGGACCCGAGCCTCAGCCTCATGCC TTGGTTTCACGGGAAGATCTCGGGCCCGGAGGCGGTGGGGAAGCTGCAGCCGGCTGAGGACGGCCTGTTCCTGGTGCGAGAGTCCATCCGCCACCCCGGAGACTACGTCCTGTGTGTCAGTACGTCTGGAGAGGTGATGCACTACCGAGTCATTTACAAGGACAACAAGCTGACCATCGACCACATCCAGTATTTCTACAACCTCATTGACATGATAGAG TTCTACTCGAAGAACAAAGGCTCCATTGCTACGATTCTTCTAAAGCCCAAACAGAAACAAGGAACCAAATCAGCTGAGTTGGAGCTTTCTAAAA ctgggTGGCTGCTGGACATCTCAAAGCTCACGCTGGGAGAGAATATCGGAGAAGGGGAGTTTGGTG CTGTTTATCAAGGAGAGTATTTGGGCCAGAGGGTGGCAGTAAAGACCATCAAATGTGACGTCACGGCTCAGGCCTTCATGCAGGAGACAGCGGTGATGAC GAAACTCCAGCACAAAAACCTGGTGCGGTTGTTGGGTGTCATTCTTCACAAAGGGCTTCACATTGTCACAGAGCTCATGAGTAAG gGAAACCTTGTGAACTTTCTCAGGACACGGGGACGCTCAGTTGTAAACTCAGTTCAGCTGCTCCGCTTCGCTCT TGATGTGTGTGAAGGGATGGAGTACCTGGAGTCAAAGAAGCTTGTTCACAGAGACTTGGCAGCTCGGAACATCCTGGTTTCTGACGACTACTTGGCCAAGGTCAGCGACTTTGGTCTGACCAAGCTGGACTCAAAGGTGTCAGATAGCATCAAGCTGCCGGTCAAATGGACCGCCCCCGAAGCTCTGAAGAAAGAG AAATTCTCCACAAAGTCAGATGTCTGGAGTTACGGAGTCCTGCTGTGGGAGATCTTCTCCTACGGCCGTCTGCCTTACCCTAAGATG AGTCTgaaggaggtgaaggagaaggtggatgGCGGTTATCGTATGGAGGCTCCAGACGACTGCCCCCCTGGTGTTTACGCCCTCATGACGTCCTGCTGGGAGCAGGAGCCACGCAGAAGGCCGACCTTCCATAAAGTGAGGGAGAAACTTGAGCGGGAGATGGGCAAACACAGCCCGGGTCCTGGGTCAGAGCTCCGAGACAGGATTGGGTCCGGCTCCGGCTCCTGA